The following proteins come from a genomic window of Nostoc sp. ATCC 53789:
- a CDS encoding SDR family oxidoreductase, producing MDLGLTQKVALVTGASAGIGYSVAQKLAAEGCQLIICGRNSERLEQAYQGLVSSQTKVIPICADVQNASDSQKLVQEALSQFGKIDILVNNSEGATFSNEAVENLSDEDWLSVFEGKLMGYIRMTNLVLPTMKNQQWGRIINIVGTSGKEPSSRLVKSGVANAGLINFTKTVATQVAKWNVLVTCVNPGLIDTPRHREYLEVFAQEEGRTVDSIIEGTNKMIPLGRRGVSSEVANLVAFLASECASYITGVTIPVDGGLSTSAF from the coding sequence ATGGATTTAGGATTAACACAGAAAGTAGCTTTAGTGACAGGAGCAAGTGCTGGCATAGGTTATAGCGTTGCCCAAAAGCTGGCGGCAGAAGGTTGTCAGTTAATAATTTGTGGGAGAAATTCTGAGCGATTAGAACAAGCTTATCAAGGTTTGGTTAGTTCTCAAACAAAGGTTATTCCCATTTGTGCTGATGTTCAAAATGCAAGTGATTCTCAAAAATTAGTCCAAGAAGCTCTCAGCCAATTTGGAAAAATTGATATCTTGGTCAATAATTCTGAGGGGGCGACATTTTCTAATGAAGCTGTAGAAAATCTATCTGATGAAGATTGGTTGTCTGTCTTTGAAGGTAAGTTAATGGGCTATATTCGCATGACGAATTTGGTGCTACCGACGATGAAAAATCAGCAATGGGGACGCATTATTAATATTGTTGGGACATCAGGTAAAGAACCTTCTAGTCGTCTTGTTAAATCGGGTGTGGCAAATGCTGGATTAATCAATTTTACTAAAACTGTTGCTACGCAAGTTGCTAAGTGGAATGTTTTAGTTACCTGTGTTAATCCTGGTTTGATTGATACTCCAAGGCATAGAGAATATTTAGAAGTATTCGCCCAAGAGGAAGGTCGGACTGTTGATTCCATCATCGAAGGAACGAATAAGATGATTCCTCTTGGTCGTCGCGGTGTTTCTAGTGAGGTTGCTAATTTGGTTGCTTTTCTAGCGTCAGAATGTGCTAGTTATATTACGGGTGTTACTATTCCAGTTGATGGCGGATTGTCAACTTCTGCTTTTTAA
- a CDS encoding non-ribosomal peptide synthetase, with product MVVAQKQSKNKDIESIYPLSPTQEGMLFHTLYEPESTIYFEQFKLTIHGNLDPNIFERSWQLLVERHSALRTLFIWKNRKQSVQVVRKEVNLPWSNLDWRMFPQQEQEIRLNSFLDSDRKQGFELDKAPLMRFALIRVADETYEFVWSFHHLLVDGWSWPIIFKELFALYESIQNGQQLYLAPSRPFRDYINWLQQQDLAGAKAFWQQNLEGFTAPTPLIVERTIGQSSHQQQNIDVRSQHLSAETTTTLKSFAQQHHLTLATLVQAAWGLLLSRYSGESDVVFGTTVSGRPASLSGVESMVGLFINTLPARVKISDTTDLLSWLGLLQQEYIEREQYSYTPLVDIQGVSEVPRNQLLFESLVVFENYPVNVTLQQLPGNLNIGELQDRGQTNYPLTLLAIPGDEMTVKIYYDRDRFDADIIDHMAGHFLTLLEGITINPHRTPGELPLLTKAEQDLLLVEWNATSPAHPINRCIHQLFEEQVKKTPQALAVVYENQQLTYEELNQQANKIAHYLQRFGVKPDVPVGICVERSLAAAIAILGTLKAGGVCVPLDPTYPPERLAFMLNDSQTPVVLTQTRWKSLLDGNLAHRLIVLDEDGDEIAKESESNLQVEVAGDNLAYIIYTSGSTGTPKGTLVTQRSLTNLVEHHQAKMATGIGVLQFASLSFDVSYHEISVAWGFGGTLYIIPECDRKDLDKLIHLLANNPVGKVFLPVSLWQQLAEIYGEQEHLFQNIREAIACGEQLQITQPMIKLFKRLENCTLYNFYGPTEADLVTAYTFSQKPDEWPIYPPIGKAAVNVQVYLLDSNLQPVPIGVPGELYVSGDGLARGYLNRADLTNQKFLPNPFGRGRGAGGQGSRGAEILASPQSPIPNPQSPVPNPRLYKTGDLAQYLPDGNIEFLGRIDDLVKIRGFRVELGEVEAVLSKHPQINQAVAKVHGESAREKYLVAYFVPIVGETITVEQLRAFLTEQLPDYMIPSAFVEMESFPLTPNGKVNRRALPEPTTSRPELGQTFVEPRTPTEEILAGIWRDVLGLEQVGIYDNFFDLGGHSLLATQVIALTRKAFGIELPLLSLFESPAIAPLAQKIATAKAPDRQELSLKRFPPQNELIPISLTQLELWFFDQFYPGNSIYNLPLVYRITGALNEKALEESLREIVRRHETLRSTFQVKNGQVVYAVVNDPVFDFSVIDLQHLPETEREAQATQQAEQEIKHPFDLARGPLLRSKLWRLDEQEYLFVAVTHHIVADGWSFSVLTQELAKVYEAFCEGKSSPLTELPIKYTDFAQWQRQWLQGQVLESQLQFWKKHLGTNPPILKLPTDHLRPPARTFKSAGQPIILSQKLTDALKVLSQQEGVTLFMTLLAAFQTLLFSYTRQEEIVVSSALANRTRVETEGLIGFFVNLLPFCTNLGGNPSFRELLSRVREVALGVYAHQEMPLIKLIEELQPARDPSYTLINQVMFVFQNTPEDNLQFANLTLKEQFIARDTKDTAEFDLELTLEETSTGIDGLLVYRTDLFEAATITKMVDNFQTLLDKITSNYNQRLTELILISEHPSLPTPTIGSPISKDFVTPQNSIEEVVLAIWKEILGIEQISTQDNFFELGGHSAQTLEVICKLQSALQVKLPLFNLFEKPTIVQLAESIQSQLNSQNAF from the coding sequence ATGGTAGTTGCACAAAAACAAAGTAAAAATAAAGATATTGAATCTATTTATCCTCTTTCACCTACGCAGGAGGGTATGCTATTTCATACTCTCTATGAGCCGGAATCGACAATCTATTTTGAGCAGTTTAAATTAACTATTCATGGCAATTTAGATCCAAATATATTTGAACGATCTTGGCAACTTTTGGTAGAGCGACATTCGGCTTTGCGAACTCTTTTTATTTGGAAGAATCGTAAACAATCTGTTCAGGTGGTGCGTAAAGAAGTGAATTTGCCTTGGTCTAATTTAGACTGGCGGATGTTTCCTCAGCAGGAGCAAGAAATACGTCTCAATTCTTTCTTAGATTCAGATAGAAAACAAGGTTTTGAACTTGACAAAGCTCCATTAATGCGCTTTGCTTTAATTCGGGTGGCCGATGAAACTTATGAGTTTGTCTGGAGTTTTCATCACTTGCTGGTTGATGGCTGGAGTTGGCCGATTATTTTCAAAGAATTGTTTGCTTTATATGAATCAATTCAGAATGGGCAACAGTTATATTTAGCTCCAAGTCGCCCTTTTCGAGATTACATTAATTGGTTGCAACAGCAAGATTTGGCTGGGGCAAAGGCGTTCTGGCAACAAAATCTTGAGGGTTTTACTGCACCTACACCTTTGATAGTTGAGCGAACAATCGGACAGAGTTCTCACCAACAGCAAAATATTGATGTGCGATCGCAACATCTATCAGCCGAGACGACAACTACTTTAAAATCTTTTGCCCAACAACATCATTTAACGCTTGCTACCTTGGTACAAGCAGCTTGGGGGCTGTTACTAAGTCGCTACAGTGGTGAATCTGACGTGGTTTTTGGAACTACTGTATCTGGTCGCCCTGCTAGTTTATCTGGTGTGGAATCGATGGTGGGGTTGTTCATTAATACTCTGCCGGCACGAGTAAAAATTTCTGACACAACTGATTTGTTAAGCTGGCTGGGGTTGTTGCAACAAGAGTACATAGAACGGGAGCAGTATTCATACACTCCACTGGTAGATATTCAAGGCGTGAGTGAAGTTCCTCGAAATCAACTTTTGTTTGAAAGCCTCGTTGTATTTGAAAATTATCCTGTAAATGTAACGTTGCAGCAACTCCCTGGAAACTTGAACATCGGGGAGCTACAAGACAGGGGACAGACTAATTATCCTCTCACACTGCTGGCAATTCCTGGCGATGAAATGACGGTGAAAATTTACTACGATCGCGATCGCTTTGATGCAGACATTATCGATCACATGGCTGGTCATTTCCTCACTCTGTTGGAAGGAATTACCATCAATCCTCATCGCACCCCAGGCGAGTTACCGCTATTAACAAAAGCAGAACAAGATTTACTTTTAGTCGAGTGGAATGCTACCTCACCAGCGCATCCCATCAATCGTTGCATCCATCAATTATTTGAGGAGCAAGTCAAAAAAACACCCCAAGCTTTGGCGGTGGTATATGAAAACCAACAATTGACTTATGAGGAGTTAAATCAGCAAGCCAATAAAATTGCCCACTACTTGCAACGCTTCGGCGTGAAACCAGATGTTCCAGTGGGTATTTGTGTGGAACGATCGCTAGCAGCTGCGATCGCTATCTTAGGAACTCTTAAGGCTGGGGGAGTTTGCGTTCCCCTCGATCCTACCTATCCCCCAGAGCGTTTAGCGTTTATGCTCAACGATTCTCAAACACCAGTCGTCTTAACTCAAACACGTTGGAAGTCATTACTTGATGGCAACTTGGCTCATCGTCTAATTGTGTTAGATGAAGATGGGGACGAAATCGCCAAAGAATCTGAGAGTAATCTGCAAGTTGAAGTAGCAGGTGATAATTTAGCCTATATCATATATACCTCTGGCTCTACCGGCACTCCTAAAGGCACTCTTGTTACCCAGCGATCGCTCACCAATTTAGTAGAACACCATCAGGCAAAAATGGCTACAGGTATTGGTGTGCTTCAGTTTGCCTCCCTTAGTTTTGATGTCAGCTATCACGAAATATCCGTGGCGTGGGGCTTCGGAGGGACGCTGTATATCATTCCTGAATGCGATCGCAAAGATTTAGATAAATTAATCCACTTGCTTGCTAACAACCCCGTTGGTAAAGTTTTTCTGCCAGTTAGCCTTTGGCAGCAATTAGCGGAAATATACGGAGAGCAAGAACATTTATTTCAGAATATTAGGGAAGCGATCGCTTGTGGCGAACAACTCCAAATTACTCAGCCGATGATTAAGCTGTTTAAGCGTCTGGAAAATTGTACACTCTACAATTTTTATGGCCCCACGGAAGCAGACTTAGTTACAGCTTATACTTTTAGCCAAAAGCCAGATGAATGGCCGATTTATCCACCCATTGGTAAAGCTGCTGTCAACGTGCAAGTTTATCTGTTAGACAGTAATCTCCAACCTGTGCCAATTGGCGTTCCTGGGGAACTCTACGTGAGTGGTGATGGTTTGGCTCGTGGCTACCTCAACCGTGCAGATTTGACTAATCAAAAATTTCTACCCAATCCCTTTGGAAGAGGCAGGGGGGCAGGGGGGCAGGGGAGCAGAGGAGCAGAAATTCTCGCCAGTCCCCAGTCCCCAATCCCCAATCCCCAGTCCCCAGTCCCCAATCCCCGCCTCTATAAAACTGGCGACTTAGCCCAATATCTACCCGATGGGAATATCGAGTTTTTGGGACGGATAGATGATTTAGTAAAAATTCGGGGCTTTCGCGTTGAACTGGGAGAAGTTGAAGCTGTTTTGAGCAAGCATCCCCAGATTAACCAAGCAGTAGCCAAAGTGCATGGGGAAAGTGCCAGGGAAAAATATTTAGTCGCTTACTTTGTCCCCATTGTGGGAGAGACAATCACAGTCGAACAACTGCGGGCTTTTTTGACTGAGCAACTGCCAGATTATATGATTCCATCAGCTTTTGTCGAAATGGAATCTTTCCCGCTAACCCCTAATGGTAAGGTAAACCGTCGCGCTCTCCCAGAACCAACAACCAGCCGACCGGAATTAGGTCAAACTTTTGTTGAACCGCGTACTCCCACCGAAGAAATCTTGGCTGGGATTTGGAGAGATGTTTTAGGGTTAGAACAAGTTGGCATTTACGATAACTTCTTTGATTTGGGGGGACATTCTTTACTAGCAACTCAGGTTATTGCTTTAACGCGCAAAGCATTTGGGATAGAATTACCCCTTTTGAGTTTATTTGAGTCTCCAGCGATCGCACCTTTAGCCCAAAAAATCGCCACAGCTAAAGCGCCAGACAGGCAGGAGTTATCTTTAAAACGATTCCCCCCCCAAAACGAACTAATACCAATTTCTTTAACCCAGCTAGAGTTGTGGTTTTTTGACCAATTTTATCCAGGCAATTCCATCTATAATTTACCTTTGGTCTATCGCATCACAGGTGCGCTCAATGAGAAAGCATTAGAGGAGAGTTTAAGAGAAATTGTCCGGCGACATGAGACATTGCGATCGACTTTTCAGGTTAAAAATGGCCAAGTTGTTTATGCTGTTGTTAACGATCCTGTCTTTGACTTTTCAGTAATCGATCTTCAGCACCTCCCCGAAACTGAGCGCGAAGCTCAAGCCACACAACAAGCTGAACAGGAAATTAAGCATCCTTTCGATTTGGCACGGGGCCCTTTATTACGCAGCAAACTTTGGCGTTTGGATGAACAAGAGTATCTATTCGTTGCCGTCACCCACCATATTGTTGCTGATGGTTGGTCTTTTAGTGTCCTAACTCAAGAACTGGCAAAAGTTTACGAAGCCTTCTGTGAGGGTAAGTCGTCACCTCTGACTGAGTTACCGATCAAATATACCGACTTTGCTCAATGGCAGAGGCAGTGGTTACAAGGACAAGTCTTAGAGTCTCAGCTTCAGTTTTGGAAAAAGCATTTAGGCACTAATCCGCCAATATTGAAGCTACCAACTGATCATCTCCGTCCACCAGCGCGAACCTTTAAAAGCGCAGGCCAACCGATAATTCTCTCCCAGAAATTAACCGATGCGCTGAAGGTACTGAGTCAACAGGAAGGCGTAACCCTATTTATGACCTTGTTGGCAGCATTCCAAACATTACTCTTCTCTTATACAAGACAGGAAGAGATCGTTGTCAGTAGCGCCCTTGCCAATCGCACCAGAGTGGAAACTGAAGGACTGATTGGTTTCTTTGTCAATTTACTGCCATTTTGTACCAACTTAGGAGGAAACCCCAGCTTTCGGGAACTACTTAGCCGAGTGCGTGAGGTAGCTTTGGGTGTGTACGCTCATCAAGAAATGCCCCTAATTAAGCTAATAGAAGAACTCCAGCCAGCCAGAGACCCCAGTTACACATTAATCAATCAAGTAATGTTTGTCTTTCAAAATACTCCAGAGGATAATTTACAATTTGCAAATCTCACTTTGAAGGAGCAGTTTATTGCTAGAGATACAAAAGATACCGCAGAGTTTGATTTAGAGTTAACGCTCGAAGAAACATCAACAGGTATTGATGGTTTGCTCGTATACAGAACCGATTTATTTGAAGCTGCCACTATTACCAAGATGGTTGATAATTTCCAGACTTTGCTGGACAAAATAACGAGCAATTATAACCAACGTTTAACTGAACTTATCTTAATATCTGAACATCCAAGTTTGCCCACCCCAACTATTGGATCTCCAATATCGAAGGATTTTGTTACACCTCAAAATTCTATCGAAGAAGTTGTGTTAGCTATCTGGAAGGAAATTTTGGGGATAGAGCAGATTAGCACTCAAGACAACTTTTTTGAACTGGGAGGACATTCTGCTCAAACTCTTGAAGTTATATGCAAACTACAGTCAGCTTTGCAAGTAAAACTTCCCTTGTTCAACCTATTTGAGAAACCTACTATAGTTCAGTTAGCAGAATCTATCCAATCTCAATTAAACAGTCAAAACGCTTTTTAG
- the cysC gene encoding adenylyl-sulfate kinase has product MVEKQRGVTIWLTGLSGAGKTTICRYLDTKLRSQEYKIEVLDGDVVRQNLSKGLTFSKEDRTENIRRIGFVAHLLTRNNIIVLVSVISPYRVIREEVKAQIGDFIEVYVNAPLEVCEQRDVKGLYKKARFGEITNFTGIDDLYEIPLKPDVECKTDQESIAESANKILNKLEELGYINPLLLPQLHNNYSRI; this is encoded by the coding sequence GTGGTAGAAAAACAGCGTGGCGTAACAATATGGTTAACTGGTTTGAGTGGTGCTGGCAAAACCACTATCTGCCGATATTTAGATACAAAATTGCGATCGCAGGAATATAAAATTGAAGTACTTGATGGCGATGTAGTACGCCAAAATTTAAGTAAGGGGCTAACTTTCAGCAAGGAGGATCGAACCGAAAATATTCGGAGAATTGGTTTTGTAGCTCACCTGCTAACTAGAAATAATATCATTGTACTGGTTTCGGTTATCTCACCATATCGAGTAATTCGAGAAGAAGTGAAAGCACAGATTGGAGATTTTATTGAAGTATACGTCAATGCACCACTAGAAGTTTGCGAACAGCGAGATGTTAAAGGTTTGTACAAAAAAGCCAGATTTGGTGAAATCACAAATTTCACTGGAATTGATGATTTATACGAAATACCTCTTAAACCTGATGTTGAATGCAAAACTGATCAAGAAAGTATTGCCGAAAGTGCAAATAAAATTTTAAATAAGCTAGAAGAGTTAGGGTACATCAATCCTCTATTATTGCCACAATTGCACAACAATTACTCGCGGATATAA
- a CDS encoding aldo/keto reductase, with protein MKYRRFGRTELLMPVFSCGGMRYIYTEYEELTQEKIPDENQQNLEATIRHSLEVGINHIETARMYGTSEMQLGAILPKFPREKIIVQTKVAPTSDSEDFRRLFEKSLALLKLDYIDLLTLHGINYDQQFEDSIRPNGCLDVARQLQAEGKVKFIGFSTHAPTDLIIKTIETNQFDYVNLHWYYINQFNWPAIEAATRHDMGVFIISPSDKGGMLYKPPQKLLDLCYPLSPMMFNDLFCLSHPQVHTLSLGASRPSDFDEHLKVIELLDKADEILPPILNRLEKAAIATLGKDWYCNWHIGLPRYPQTPGEINIPVILWLRNLAIAFDMWEYATRRYNHLNNADPWFPGVTAERVRQFDLGDCLRHSPYADKIPALLEDAHRLLAKPSQE; from the coding sequence ATGAAATATCGTAGATTTGGGCGTACAGAATTGCTAATGCCAGTTTTTTCCTGTGGTGGAATGCGCTACATATATACTGAATATGAGGAACTGACTCAAGAAAAAATTCCTGATGAAAATCAACAGAATCTAGAAGCCACTATTCGCCATTCTTTAGAAGTTGGCATCAATCACATCGAAACTGCCCGAATGTATGGAACTTCTGAGATGCAATTAGGAGCGATTTTACCTAAGTTTCCTAGAGAAAAAATTATTGTGCAAACTAAGGTTGCTCCTACATCTGACTCTGAAGACTTCCGCCGTTTGTTTGAGAAATCTTTGGCTTTATTAAAGTTAGATTACATTGACTTATTAACATTGCATGGCATTAATTATGACCAACAATTTGAAGATAGTATTCGTCCTAATGGTTGTCTTGATGTAGCGCGACAATTGCAAGCTGAAGGTAAGGTAAAGTTTATTGGCTTTTCTACCCACGCCCCAACGGACTTAATTATCAAAACCATTGAAACCAATCAATTTGATTATGTCAATCTCCACTGGTACTACATTAATCAATTTAATTGGCCTGCTATTGAAGCCGCCACACGTCATGACATGGGGGTGTTTATCATTAGCCCATCAGATAAAGGTGGTATGCTTTATAAGCCTCCACAAAAGTTATTGGACTTGTGCTATCCACTGAGTCCGATGATGTTTAACGATCTTTTTTGTTTGAGCCATCCTCAAGTACATACTCTCAGCTTGGGCGCATCTAGACCATCAGATTTTGACGAACACTTGAAGGTTATAGAACTTTTAGACAAAGCAGATGAAATTTTACCACCAATTTTAAACCGTTTAGAAAAAGCAGCGATCGCCACATTAGGCAAAGACTGGTACTGTAACTGGCATATAGGTTTACCCAGATATCCCCAAACCCCTGGTGAGATTAATATTCCAGTTATTTTGTGGTTGCGAAATTTAGCGATCGCTTTTGATATGTGGGAATATGCCACAAGGCGCTACAACCACTTAAATAATGCCGATCCTTGGTTTCCTGGCGTGACAGCAGAACGAGTTAGACAATTCGATCTGGGCGATTGTCTGCGTCATAGTCCCTATGCTGACAAAATACCAGCTTTATTAGAAGATGCCCATAGGTTGTTAGCTAAACCTAGTCAAGAATAA
- a CDS encoding ABC transporter substrate-binding protein codes for MSYYKLLKNNKKYTLIRHRWLVILLALITAIAIIISNQINLKNQATAISQVIVSFPIEPTTFNPALIVESAYTLNYTYEGLVKENGRGEIEPSLAESWQTSPDKKQVIYTLRKGLKWSDGKPLTAEDVVFTYNEIYTNPAIPTYAKDFFIIGKNRTFPTVRKLDDLRVEFRLPEPFAPFIRATKLEILPAHIFRESVKIKDQEGRPKFMSTWGIDTPPKNIIVNGPYTIESYTPSQRIIFRKNPYYWRKDAQGNSQPYIERVIGEIIPSQDTSLIQFRSGGLDYVSVNTNYFSLLKHEEGKGKFTIYNGGLFIGSTAITFNLNKGSRNGQPLVDPIKSRWFNTVEFRQAIAYVINRQQILNNIYKGLGQLQNSPIAVQSKYYLPVQAGLKVYEYNLQKAKGLLLKAGFKYNNQGQLLDEQGNLVRFSLMTNANNNILQAMGVLIKQNLSDLGITVDFNPVATSIFINKLTQTFDWECQVLEVAVGQEPNDWANVWLPETGWHFFNQKSQAGQTPIAGRQVADWEQKIGDLYIQAASEVDEAKRKAIYAETQQITQEYLPFIYLVNPLSMVAVRNRIQGIQHSALIGTFWNSYDLKLTED; via the coding sequence ATGTCATATTATAAGTTATTAAAAAACAATAAAAAATATACTTTAATTCGTCATCGTTGGCTAGTAATTTTGCTGGCTTTAATAACTGCGATCGCAATAATTATTTCTAATCAAATTAACTTAAAAAATCAAGCAACAGCAATATCTCAAGTTATTGTCTCCTTCCCAATTGAACCCACAACTTTTAATCCAGCTTTAATCGTAGAATCAGCTTATACTTTAAACTATACTTATGAGGGGCTAGTTAAAGAAAATGGACGAGGAGAAATTGAACCTAGTCTTGCTGAATCTTGGCAAACTTCTCCAGATAAAAAACAAGTAATTTACACCCTCAGAAAAGGCCTAAAATGGTCAGATGGAAAGCCACTAACTGCTGAAGATGTGGTTTTTACCTACAATGAAATTTATACTAATCCAGCCATTCCTACTTATGCTAAAGACTTCTTCATAATTGGCAAAAATCGTACCTTTCCTACTGTTCGGAAACTTGATGATTTGCGAGTTGAATTTAGATTACCTGAACCATTTGCGCCATTTATCCGGGCTACAAAACTGGAAATTTTACCAGCCCATATTTTCCGAGAAAGCGTCAAAATAAAAGACCAGGAAGGCAGACCTAAATTTATGTCTACTTGGGGGATTGATACTCCACCAAAAAATATTATTGTTAACGGCCCTTATACAATAGAATCTTATACTCCCAGCCAGCGAATAATTTTCCGAAAAAATCCTTATTACTGGCGTAAAGATGCTCAAGGCAATTCGCAACCTTATATCGAGCGTGTGATTGGGGAAATTATTCCTAGTCAAGATACTTCTTTAATCCAATTCCGTTCTGGAGGATTGGATTACGTCAGCGTTAATACCAATTATTTTTCATTATTAAAACATGAAGAAGGCAAAGGAAAGTTTACTATCTATAATGGCGGTCTTTTTATAGGGTCAACTGCTATTACTTTTAATCTCAACAAAGGTAGTAGGAATGGTCAACCACTGGTCGATCCCATCAAGTCTCGTTGGTTTAATACAGTGGAATTTAGACAAGCAATTGCCTATGTAATTAATCGCCAACAAATACTTAACAATATCTATAAGGGATTGGGTCAACTGCAAAATTCACCGATTGCTGTACAGAGCAAGTATTATTTACCCGTCCAAGCAGGTTTAAAGGTCTATGAATACAATCTTCAAAAAGCGAAAGGATTACTGCTAAAAGCAGGTTTTAAATACAATAATCAAGGTCAGTTATTAGACGAGCAAGGAAATCTTGTGCGCTTTAGCCTCATGACGAATGCTAACAATAATATATTGCAGGCAATGGGAGTACTCATCAAACAAAATTTGAGTGATCTTGGCATAACTGTTGATTTCAATCCTGTAGCTACTAGTATTTTTATCAACAAACTAACTCAAACTTTCGATTGGGAGTGTCAAGTGCTTGAAGTTGCTGTCGGTCAAGAACCGAATGATTGGGCTAATGTTTGGTTGCCTGAAACTGGTTGGCACTTTTTTAATCAAAAATCCCAAGCAGGGCAAACGCCGATAGCGGGGCGACAGGTAGCAGATTGGGAACAGAAAATAGGTGATTTATACATTCAGGCAGCCTCAGAGGTGGATGAAGCAAAGCGTAAAGCTATCTATGCAGAAACCCAACAAATTACTCAGGAGTATCTGCCATTTATTTATCTAGTTAACCCTTTATCAATGGTGGCAGTACGAAATCGTATCCAGGGTATTCAACACTCTGCCCTCATAGGAACATTTTGGAACTCCTACGACCTGAAACTGACTGAAGATTAG
- a CDS encoding 2-oxoglutarate and iron-dependent oxygenase domain-containing protein, giving the protein MQIPIIDFNPFINGDTVAKEAVATQISLAIHEVGCFYLKNYGISKTLITQVFSQAECFFALPENEKEQVSFFPDRNLRGYHNFKKSEDNHNANELMTEGFHFGKEISLDEVGIIEDPFFEPNKWPHQTNFREMMMEFFTACHESALKVFQALAISLKLPEDYFTNLYSEQNHGIVWHHYPSIYQPPELGKVYLAEHTDIGTLTFLFQDSEGLEVYTNSGEWVLAPFIPDAIIVLVADLMQRWTNDKFCATRHRVVVPTQSHSAKQRYSCAFFTGPNYDTSINSIQTCLDIDEVPKYPPILAHEYFKQPK; this is encoded by the coding sequence ATGCAAATTCCTATCATTGACTTCAATCCTTTTATTAATGGTGACACAGTTGCAAAAGAAGCTGTCGCTACACAAATTTCTCTTGCTATTCATGAGGTCGGATGTTTCTACCTCAAAAATTATGGTATTTCTAAGACTCTAATTACTCAAGTCTTTTCACAAGCCGAGTGCTTTTTTGCACTACCGGAGAATGAAAAAGAACAAGTATCTTTCTTTCCAGATCGTAATCTTCGCGGATATCATAATTTTAAAAAGAGTGAAGATAATCACAACGCCAATGAACTAATGACTGAAGGCTTTCATTTTGGTAAAGAAATTTCTCTAGATGAAGTTGGTATTATCGAAGATCCTTTTTTTGAACCGAATAAATGGCCTCATCAGACTAATTTTCGTGAAATGATGATGGAGTTTTTCACGGCTTGTCACGAAAGCGCTCTAAAAGTATTCCAAGCTTTGGCTATTTCCCTAAAATTGCCAGAAGACTACTTTACAAATTTATATTCAGAGCAAAATCACGGTATAGTTTGGCATCATTACCCATCTATATATCAGCCTCCAGAACTTGGAAAAGTTTATCTGGCAGAACATACCGACATAGGTACTCTCACATTTTTATTTCAAGATTCAGAAGGATTAGAAGTATATACAAATTCTGGAGAATGGGTTTTAGCGCCCTTCATTCCTGATGCAATTATTGTATTGGTTGCAGATTTAATGCAGCGATGGACGAACGATAAGTTTTGTGCCACACGACATCGAGTTGTAGTTCCAACTCAATCTCACAGTGCTAAACAAAGATACTCATGTGCCTTTTTTACAGGCCCCAATTACGATACTTCAATTAACTCCATTCAGACTTGCTTAGATATAGATGAAGTGCCTAAGTATCCACCAATTCTTGCCCATGAATATTTCAAGCAACCCAAATGA